CCGAGGACAGCACGGCATTGGTCTCGGCCATTTGCCGGGCCGCGGCCATGGCGCCCTGGGCGCGCTCCGTCTGCGTCTTGCCGAGGGCGGTGAGGTCGCCGATCAGACCGGCGGCGTCGGCGATCTCGACGCTCAGACGCCCGGCGCGGTCGCCGATATCCGAAAACGACGACGCGCGGCTATCCCTCCGCAGGGGCATTCGCAAGATTCGTGCGGCCATGCGTCTCGCCCGGTTTTCTTAAGCTTTATCGAGACGGACCGTACCGGAATGCGGTTAATTCGAAATTACTCGCGGCGCGTTAGTGCCTATGAAGGACAACTCCTTCCATGTGCCGATGGAAACGCGCCTGAATCCCGGCTGCCGCCGATCCTTCAACCTGTGACCACCCTGTCCGAGGATCATCTTGGGCTTGAAGGCCAACGGCAGCCGCAGGGATGTGTGCATCGTTAGTTGATTCGAGCGGCCCCGCTCTCATGTTGTCGGGATGCCAACCAGCCGATCGCAATCAGAGCCACAGCCGCCGCGACGATGACGCCGAGTGTCAGGTTCGGAACGTAGAAGGTTCGATGCACCTCCCAGCCGAGCGCCCGGAGCACCGCCGACAGGTCGGTGTAAATGCCGGCGAGGTGGCCGCCGAGCGTGCCGGTAATGCCGAGCAGGGCGCTACCGAGGATGGCCAATCCCGCCATGACCCAGCGTCCCGGGCCATCCCAGATGGCCTCGCCCTGGATCGAGCGCGTCACCAGCAGGAGGGTCCAGTAGGCCACCGTCCAGGCGGCGAGAAGGATGTGGTTGCGGCCCATCGGCGAGGTCGAGATCGCATCC
The Pseudolabrys sp. FHR47 genome window above contains:
- a CDS encoding heme ABC transporter permease gives rise to the protein MAAYHVVLVHFPIALWMTATLAILWRAVSNGPVALAIDRAMIPLLSVGLASGIIAVTVGLMVWPWDAISTSPMGRNHILLAAWTVAYWTLLLVTRSIQGEAIWDGPGRWVMAGLAILGSALLGITGTLGGHLAGIYTDLSAVLRALGWEVHRTFYVPNLTLGVIVAAAVALIAIGWLASRQHESGAARIN